The proteins below are encoded in one region of Eulemur rufifrons isolate Redbay chromosome 2, OSU_ERuf_1, whole genome shotgun sequence:
- the C2H15orf39 gene encoding uncharacterized protein C15orf39 homolog isoform X1, which translates to MAEKRPLGTLGPVMYGKLPRLEADSGSGHSLLPSAGSQDRCSYKEAYFSCPMAGTPKAGTERMASWTPYPTLYPPSMAGPPLRTDSLLTNCLLYRSPAEGPEKMQDSSPVELLPFSPPAHSYPGPPLAAPKPVYRNPLCYGLSTCLAEGAAKRPLDVDWTLVTGPLLPSADSPCSLAPGKGQSLDGTFLRGVPAEGSSKDSSVSFSPCQAFLEKYQTIHSTGFLASKYTGPYSGDPKQAMSKGPSSLWTQPAQPLGPPCQEVMPTHYPLPPPPQPLPCPPACRHPEKQGSYSSVLPLQPLGAHKGPGYQVGGLGSPYLRQQAAQTPYMPPVGLDTYSYPSAPLPAPSPGLKLEPPLAPRCPLDFAPQTLSFPYARDDLSLYGASPGLGGTPPSQNSMQAVPQPGAFQRTCQPLPTSEPCSEPVRTAEKPAQEAGEKTWLPSCRKEQLQPRLSEHPGAPIVIRDSPVPCTPPALPPCAQERQSLPQKEGARPPSSPPMPVIDNVFSLAPYRDYLDGQAPEATAEPDSAPASDESPDKGCRGTLPAQEDPSGAHCSRKEEVALDLSVKKPAAEASPVKVPSPVVHAKPTEAMDVPGVGNTVSDLPGLKKIVPEAPGLPATTEATPRTNFHSSVAFMFRKFKILRPAPLPAAVVPSTPTSAPAPAPAPAQPAPTPTSVPIGLQILAQPLPVACFNLALPSPPVAVASPVPTPASAPSPAPAPAPAPAPAPAPVAGPAPASTPGPADSPEQHFTGLHASLCDAISGSVAHSPPEKLREWLETAGPWGQAAWQDCQGVQGLLSKLLSQLQSFVYTQRCPFPHVVRAGAIFVPIHLVKERLFPRLPPASVDHVLQEHRVELRPTTLSEERALRERALHGCTSRMLKLLALRQLPDIYPDLLGLQWRDCVRRQLGDFDTEAGAVSPSEPTTARDEPESLALAWKSPTPKVRKPGKKPPTPGPEKAEATARGGSGGASPAPAASASPPGPTLRARFRSLLETAWLNGLALPTWGHKASGPDRPSPRPQLLGGQSHHL; encoded by the exons ATGGCGGAGAAGCGGCCACTGGGGACTCTGGGGCCTGTGATGTATGGCAAGCTGCCCCGCCTGGAGGCAGACTCGGGATCTGGGCACAGCCTGCTCCCCTCTGCTGGAAGCCAGGACCGCTGCAGCTATAAGGAAGCCTACTTCTCCTGTCCCATGGCGGGTACTCCCAAGGCAGGGACTGAGCGGATGGCTTCCTGGACCCCATACCCAACCTTGTACCCCCCCAGCATGGCAGGACCTCCACTTCGGACAGACAGCCTGCTGACCAACTGCCTGCTCTACCGCTCGCCAGCAGAAGGCCCTGAGAAGATGCAGGACTCCAGCCCTGTTGAGCTCCTGCCCTTCAGTCCCCCGGCTCATTCCTACCCAGGCCCACCACTGGCAGCGCCCAAACCTGTCTACCGAAACCCTCTGTGTTACGGGCTCTCGACTTGCCTGGCAGAAGGGGCAGCAAAGAGGCCACTGGACGTTGATTGGACGCTGGTGACTGGGCCTCTGTTGCCCTCAGCTGACTCACCCTGTTCTCTGGCCCCTGGCAAGGGCCAGTCCCTGGATGGCACCTTCTTGCGTGGGGTGCCAGCCGAAGGGTCCAGCAAAGACTCCTCAGTGAGCTTCTCCCCATGCCAAGCATTCCTGGAGAAGTATCAGACCATCCACAGCACAGGCTTCCTGGCCTCCAAGTACACAGGTCCTTACTCTGGGGACCCCAAACAAGCGATGTCCAAGGGGCCCTCCAGTCTTTGGacccagccagcccagcccctggggcCACCCTGCCAGGAAGTCATGCCCACCCActatcccctgcccccacctccacagCCCCTGCCTTGCCCTCCAGCCTGTCGCCACCCAGAGAAGCAGGGCAGCTACAGCTCAGTGCTCCCACTGCAGCCCCTGGGAGCCCACAAGGGCCCTGGGTACCAGGTTGGTGGGCTTGGCAGCCCCTACCTGAGGCAGCAGGCAGCCCAGACACCCTACATGCCCCCAGTGGGGCTGGACACTTATTCCTAtccctctgcccccctcccagCACCCTCACCAGGCCTCAAGCTGGAGCCACCTCTTGCTCCACGGTGCCCACTGGACTTTGCTCCCCAAACCCTGAGTTTCCCTTATGCCCGGGATGACCTCTCTCTCTATGGAGCATCCCCGGGGCTTGGAGGGACACCACCTTCCCAGAATAGCATGCAGGCTGTGCCACAGCCTGGTGCCTTCCAGCGGACGTGCCAGCCTTTGCCAACCAGCGAGCCATGTTCGGAGCCTGTGAGGACTGCAGAGAAGCCAGCCCAGGAAGCCGGAGAGAAGACCTGGCTGCCTAGCTGCAGGAAAGAGCAGCTGCAGCCCCGGCTTAGTGAGCACCCTGGGGCTCCCATTGTCATCCGGGATAGTCCGGTTCCCTGTACCCCGCCGGCACTTCCCCCCTGTGCCCAGGAGCGCCAGTCTCTTCCACAGAAGGAGGGTGCAAGGCCCCCCAGCTCTCCACCGATGCCTGTTATCGACAACGTCTTCAGCCTGGCCCCCTATCGTGACTATCTAGATGGGCAGGCACCCGAGGCCACAGCTGAGCCTGACTCAGCTCCAGCCTCCGATGAGAGCCCTGACAAAGGCTGCAGGGGGACCCTGCCTGCCCAGGAGGACCCCTCAGGGGCTCACTGCTCACGTAAGGAGGAGGTGGCCCTGGACTTGAGTGTGAAGAAGCCCGCTGCAGAGGCGTCTCCCGTCAAGGTCCCTAGTCCTGTGGTACATGCCAAGCCCACCGAAGCCATGGATGTGCCAGGTGTGGGGAACACAGTGTCAGATCTGCCAGGCCTGAAAAAGATAGTCCCAGAAGCCCCAGGGTTGCCAGCGACTACAGAGGCTACGCCAAGGACCAACTTCCATAGCTCTGTGGCCTTCATGTTCCGGAAGTTCAAGATCCTCCGACCGGCACCCTTGCCTGCAGCCGTGGTCCCATCCACACCCACGtcagctcctgcccctgcccctgcccctgcccagcctgccccCACTCCCACATCTGTACCCATTGGACTGCAGATTCTCGCTCAGCCTTTGCCTGTGGCCTGCTTCAACCTGGCACTGCCCAGCCCTCCAGTGGCTGtggcctcccctgtccccacccctgcttcAGCTCCATCCCCGGCGccggctccagctccagctccagctcctgctcctgctccagtTGCAGGCCCCGCTCCAGCATCTACACCTGGCCCCGCAGACTCCCCAGAGCAGCACTTTACGGGGCTGCACGCGTCCCTGTGTGATGCCATCTCAGGCTCAGTGGCCCACTCCCCACCGGAGAAGCTGCGTGAGTGGCTTGAGACAGCTGGGCCTTGGGGCCAGGCTGCGTGGCAGGACTGCCAGGGTGTACAGGGGCTGCTAAGCAAGCTGCTGTCCCAGCTGCAGAGCTTCGTGTACACACAGCGGTGCCCCTTCCCCCACGTGGTGCGGGCCGGCGCCATCTTCGTGCCCATCCACCTGGTGAAGGAGCGGCTCTTCCCACGGCTGCCACCTGCTTCCGTGGACCACGTGCTGCAGGAGCATCGCGTGGAGCTGCGGCCCACCACGCTGTCAGAGGAACGGGCCCTGCGGGAGCGTGCCCTGCACGGCTGCACCTCGCGCATGCTGAAGTTGCTGGCGCTGCGCCAGCTGCCCGACATCTACCCTGACCTGCTGGGCCTGCAGTGGCGCGACTGTGTACGCCGCCAGCTTG GTGACTTTGACACTGAGGCTGGAGCTGTGTCCCCCTCAGAACCCACCACGGCCAGAGATGAGCCAGAGAGCCTAGCCCTGGCTTGGAAGTCACCGACCCCCAAGGTCAGGAAGCCAGGGAAGAAGCCACCAACCCCTGGCCCAGAGAAAGCAGAGGCAACTGCCAGGGGAGGGTCCGGTGGTGCCTCACCTGCGCCTGCTGCCAGTGCCAGCCCACCCGGGCCCACACTGAGGGCCCGCTTCCGCAGCCTGCTGGAAACTGCCTGGCTCAATGGCCTGGCGCTGCCCACTTGGGGCCACAAGGCCTCAGGACCAGACCGGCCCTCACCCCGCCCACAGCTGCTGGGTGGCCAGAGCCATCACCTGTAG
- the C2H15orf39 gene encoding uncharacterized protein C15orf39 homolog isoform X2, translated as MAEKRPLGTLGPVMYGKLPRLEADSGSGHSLLPSAGSQDRCSYKEAYFSCPMAGTPKAGTERMASWTPYPTLYPPSMAGPPLRTDSLLTNCLLYRSPAEGPEKMQDSSPVELLPFSPPAHSYPGPPLAAPKPVYRNPLCYGLSTCLAEGAAKRPLDVDWTLVTGPLLPSADSPCSLAPGKGQSLDGTFLRGVPAEGSSKDSSVSFSPCQAFLEKYQTIHSTGFLASKYTGPYSGDPKQAMSKGPSSLWTQPAQPLGPPCQEVMPTHYPLPPPPQPLPCPPACRHPEKQGSYSSVLPLQPLGAHKGPGYQVGGLGSPYLRQQAAQTPYMPPVGLDTYSYPSAPLPAPSPGLKLEPPLAPRCPLDFAPQTLSFPYARDDLSLYGASPGLGGTPPSQNSMQAVPQPGAFQRTCQPLPTSEPCSEPVRTAEKPAQEAGEKTWLPSCRKEQLQPRLSEHPGAPIVIRDSPVPCTPPALPPCAQERQSLPQKEGARPPSSPPMPVIDNVFSLAPYRDYLDGQAPEATAEPDSAPASDESPDKGCRGTLPAQEDPSGAHCSRKEEVALDLSVKKPAAEASPVKVPSPVVHAKPTEAMDVPGVGNTVSDLPGLKKIVPEAPGLPATTEATPRTNFHSSVAFMFRKFKILRPAPLPAAVVPSTPTSAPAPAPAPAQPAPTPTSVPIGLQILAQPLPVACFNLALPSPPVAVASPVPTPASAPSPAPAPAPAPAPAPAPVAGPAPASTPGPADSPEQHFTGLHASLCDAISGSVAHSPPEKLREWLETAGPWGQAAWQDCQGVQGLLSKLLSQLQSFVYTQRCPFPHVVRAGAIFVPIHLVKERLFPRLPPASVDHVLQEHRVELRPTTLSEERALRERALHGCTSRMLKLLALRQLPDIYPDLLGLQWRDCVRRQLGEHGAAPVATGAV; from the coding sequence ATGGCGGAGAAGCGGCCACTGGGGACTCTGGGGCCTGTGATGTATGGCAAGCTGCCCCGCCTGGAGGCAGACTCGGGATCTGGGCACAGCCTGCTCCCCTCTGCTGGAAGCCAGGACCGCTGCAGCTATAAGGAAGCCTACTTCTCCTGTCCCATGGCGGGTACTCCCAAGGCAGGGACTGAGCGGATGGCTTCCTGGACCCCATACCCAACCTTGTACCCCCCCAGCATGGCAGGACCTCCACTTCGGACAGACAGCCTGCTGACCAACTGCCTGCTCTACCGCTCGCCAGCAGAAGGCCCTGAGAAGATGCAGGACTCCAGCCCTGTTGAGCTCCTGCCCTTCAGTCCCCCGGCTCATTCCTACCCAGGCCCACCACTGGCAGCGCCCAAACCTGTCTACCGAAACCCTCTGTGTTACGGGCTCTCGACTTGCCTGGCAGAAGGGGCAGCAAAGAGGCCACTGGACGTTGATTGGACGCTGGTGACTGGGCCTCTGTTGCCCTCAGCTGACTCACCCTGTTCTCTGGCCCCTGGCAAGGGCCAGTCCCTGGATGGCACCTTCTTGCGTGGGGTGCCAGCCGAAGGGTCCAGCAAAGACTCCTCAGTGAGCTTCTCCCCATGCCAAGCATTCCTGGAGAAGTATCAGACCATCCACAGCACAGGCTTCCTGGCCTCCAAGTACACAGGTCCTTACTCTGGGGACCCCAAACAAGCGATGTCCAAGGGGCCCTCCAGTCTTTGGacccagccagcccagcccctggggcCACCCTGCCAGGAAGTCATGCCCACCCActatcccctgcccccacctccacagCCCCTGCCTTGCCCTCCAGCCTGTCGCCACCCAGAGAAGCAGGGCAGCTACAGCTCAGTGCTCCCACTGCAGCCCCTGGGAGCCCACAAGGGCCCTGGGTACCAGGTTGGTGGGCTTGGCAGCCCCTACCTGAGGCAGCAGGCAGCCCAGACACCCTACATGCCCCCAGTGGGGCTGGACACTTATTCCTAtccctctgcccccctcccagCACCCTCACCAGGCCTCAAGCTGGAGCCACCTCTTGCTCCACGGTGCCCACTGGACTTTGCTCCCCAAACCCTGAGTTTCCCTTATGCCCGGGATGACCTCTCTCTCTATGGAGCATCCCCGGGGCTTGGAGGGACACCACCTTCCCAGAATAGCATGCAGGCTGTGCCACAGCCTGGTGCCTTCCAGCGGACGTGCCAGCCTTTGCCAACCAGCGAGCCATGTTCGGAGCCTGTGAGGACTGCAGAGAAGCCAGCCCAGGAAGCCGGAGAGAAGACCTGGCTGCCTAGCTGCAGGAAAGAGCAGCTGCAGCCCCGGCTTAGTGAGCACCCTGGGGCTCCCATTGTCATCCGGGATAGTCCGGTTCCCTGTACCCCGCCGGCACTTCCCCCCTGTGCCCAGGAGCGCCAGTCTCTTCCACAGAAGGAGGGTGCAAGGCCCCCCAGCTCTCCACCGATGCCTGTTATCGACAACGTCTTCAGCCTGGCCCCCTATCGTGACTATCTAGATGGGCAGGCACCCGAGGCCACAGCTGAGCCTGACTCAGCTCCAGCCTCCGATGAGAGCCCTGACAAAGGCTGCAGGGGGACCCTGCCTGCCCAGGAGGACCCCTCAGGGGCTCACTGCTCACGTAAGGAGGAGGTGGCCCTGGACTTGAGTGTGAAGAAGCCCGCTGCAGAGGCGTCTCCCGTCAAGGTCCCTAGTCCTGTGGTACATGCCAAGCCCACCGAAGCCATGGATGTGCCAGGTGTGGGGAACACAGTGTCAGATCTGCCAGGCCTGAAAAAGATAGTCCCAGAAGCCCCAGGGTTGCCAGCGACTACAGAGGCTACGCCAAGGACCAACTTCCATAGCTCTGTGGCCTTCATGTTCCGGAAGTTCAAGATCCTCCGACCGGCACCCTTGCCTGCAGCCGTGGTCCCATCCACACCCACGtcagctcctgcccctgcccctgcccctgcccagcctgccccCACTCCCACATCTGTACCCATTGGACTGCAGATTCTCGCTCAGCCTTTGCCTGTGGCCTGCTTCAACCTGGCACTGCCCAGCCCTCCAGTGGCTGtggcctcccctgtccccacccctgcttcAGCTCCATCCCCGGCGccggctccagctccagctccagctcctgctcctgctccagtTGCAGGCCCCGCTCCAGCATCTACACCTGGCCCCGCAGACTCCCCAGAGCAGCACTTTACGGGGCTGCACGCGTCCCTGTGTGATGCCATCTCAGGCTCAGTGGCCCACTCCCCACCGGAGAAGCTGCGTGAGTGGCTTGAGACAGCTGGGCCTTGGGGCCAGGCTGCGTGGCAGGACTGCCAGGGTGTACAGGGGCTGCTAAGCAAGCTGCTGTCCCAGCTGCAGAGCTTCGTGTACACACAGCGGTGCCCCTTCCCCCACGTGGTGCGGGCCGGCGCCATCTTCGTGCCCATCCACCTGGTGAAGGAGCGGCTCTTCCCACGGCTGCCACCTGCTTCCGTGGACCACGTGCTGCAGGAGCATCGCGTGGAGCTGCGGCCCACCACGCTGTCAGAGGAACGGGCCCTGCGGGAGCGTGCCCTGCACGGCTGCACCTCGCGCATGCTGAAGTTGCTGGCGCTGCGCCAGCTGCCCGACATCTACCCTGACCTGCTGGGCCTGCAGTGGCGCGACTGTGTACGCCGCCAGCTTGGTGAGCATGGGGCAGCCCCAGTAGCCACCGGAGCTGTGTGA